In Streptomyces sp. NBC_00569, a single genomic region encodes these proteins:
- a CDS encoding anti-sigma factor, which translates to MTNADVHTLTGAYVLHALSDDELAAFERHLGVCEACTQEVAELTATAGRLGLAVSEAPPPELKARVMGRIPNVRQESPLPKRPSRGGGNPARGRRASRWALAACLAAAAGFGGIAVWQHEEARDARAEAGAEQRRSAELAAVLGAPDAKAGSARLGGGASATVVVSKSRDKAAFVSAGLATPPSGKVYQLWFADGDTMRPAGLLDPASRAQAVLLDGPVAKASGMGITVEPAGGSPKPTSAPVALMNFPA; encoded by the coding sequence ATGACGAACGCCGATGTCCACACGCTGACGGGTGCCTACGTGCTCCACGCGCTGTCCGACGACGAGCTGGCCGCGTTCGAGCGTCACCTCGGGGTCTGCGAGGCCTGCACCCAGGAAGTCGCCGAACTGACAGCGACAGCAGGCCGGTTGGGGCTCGCAGTGAGTGAGGCCCCGCCGCCCGAGCTCAAGGCCCGGGTGATGGGACGGATCCCCAATGTCCGCCAGGAGTCGCCGCTCCCGAAGCGGCCCTCGCGGGGCGGCGGTAACCCGGCGCGGGGCCGCCGTGCGTCGCGCTGGGCACTCGCCGCGTGCCTCGCGGCCGCCGCCGGGTTCGGCGGCATCGCGGTGTGGCAGCACGAGGAGGCACGGGACGCGCGGGCCGAGGCCGGCGCGGAGCAACGGCGGTCGGCGGAGCTCGCGGCAGTCCTGGGGGCGCCCGACGCCAAGGCCGGCAGCGCGCGCCTCGGCGGCGGTGCGAGCGCCACGGTGGTCGTCTCCAAGAGCCGCGACAAGGCGGCGTTCGTGTCGGCCGGGCTGGCCACGCCGCCGTCCGGCAAGGTCTACCAGCTGTGGTTCGCCGACGGCGACACGATGCGTCCGGCCGGCCTGCTCGACCCCGCCTCGCGGGCGCAGGCCGTCCTCCTGGACGGCCCCGTCGCCAAGGCGTCCGGTATGGGCATCACGGTCGAACCGGCGGGCGGATCGCCCAAACCCACCTCCGCGCCGGTGGCCCTGATGAACTTCCCTGCCTGA
- a CDS encoding sigma-70 family RNA polymerase sigma factor, whose translation MNRIAPLGPSPAPEPDLQALMGRTAKGSHEAFAAVYDRVAGPVFGVVRSVLRDHAQSEEVAQEVLIEVWRSAARYRPDRGTAMNWVLTLAHRRAIDRVRSVEASAARERQAAMLERTPEFDEVTEQVEHRLEREQVRRCLRGLTELQRQSVTLAYYRGLTYREVAELLALPLGTVKTRLRDGLIRLRDCLGVNA comes from the coding sequence GTGAACCGAATCGCACCCCTTGGGCCGTCACCCGCGCCGGAGCCCGATCTCCAGGCGCTCATGGGCCGGACCGCAAAGGGCAGCCATGAGGCCTTCGCCGCCGTGTACGACCGGGTGGCCGGGCCGGTCTTCGGAGTGGTGCGCAGCGTGCTGCGCGACCACGCGCAGTCCGAGGAGGTGGCCCAGGAGGTCCTGATCGAGGTGTGGCGCAGCGCCGCCCGCTACCGCCCGGACCGCGGTACGGCCATGAACTGGGTACTCACGCTCGCCCACCGGCGGGCCATCGACAGGGTCCGATCGGTCGAGGCCTCCGCCGCCAGGGAGCGGCAGGCCGCCATGCTGGAGCGCACCCCCGAGTTCGACGAGGTGACCGAGCAGGTGGAGCACCGCCTCGAACGCGAACAGGTACGCCGCTGTCTGCGCGGCCTCACGGAGCTCCAGCGTCAGTCCGTGACGCTGGCCTACTACCGCGGACTCACGTACCGGGAAGTGGCCGAGCTGCTCGCGCTGCCTCTCGGCACGGTCAAGACGCGACTGCGGGACGGTCTGATCCGTCTGCGCGACTGCCTGGGGGTGAACGCATGA
- a CDS encoding NAD(P)/FAD-dependent oxidoreductase, whose amino-acid sequence MTRAAQGIRTAVVGSGVAGLTAAHVLARRHDVVMYEADDRTGGHAHTHDVPSADGSLHRVDSGFIVHNRRTYPNLLRLFRELGVATQESEMSMSVRCEGCGLEYAGALGPSGLLAQPRNVARGRYLRMLAEVPAFHRAARRLLAESGDDALTLGEFLTRGRFSAYFVAHFMTPLVAAVWSCDAATARRAPARYLFRFLAHHGLLSVTGSPVWRTVTGGSRSYVDRVVKQLGAVHTATPVRSVRRHPDGVELTTEDGLTTAYDSVVIATHPDQALRLLADPTPEESRVLGAFRYSRNSTVLHTDTGVLPKAARARAAWNYLMPTCDVAADRVRVSYDMNRLQRLTAPETFVVTLGGEGRVDPGRVLARMTYEHPVLTPQSVAAQQRLPALSGPRTAYAGAYHGWGFHEDGCRSGAAAAAALGVVW is encoded by the coding sequence GTGACGCGTGCGGCACAGGGCATACGGACGGCGGTCGTGGGGAGCGGCGTGGCGGGTCTCACCGCCGCACACGTCCTTGCGCGTCGCCACGACGTGGTGATGTACGAGGCCGACGACAGGACCGGCGGTCACGCGCACACCCACGACGTGCCCTCGGCCGACGGCAGCCTGCACCGGGTCGACTCGGGGTTCATCGTCCACAACCGCCGCACCTACCCGAACCTGCTGCGGCTCTTCCGCGAACTCGGCGTCGCCACGCAGGAGTCGGAGATGAGCATGTCGGTACGGTGCGAAGGGTGCGGCCTGGAGTACGCCGGGGCCCTGGGGCCTTCGGGCCTGCTCGCCCAGCCGCGCAACGTGGCGCGCGGGCGCTATCTGCGCATGCTGGCCGAAGTGCCCGCCTTCCACCGGGCCGCTCGCCGACTGCTGGCCGAGAGCGGCGACGACGCCCTCACTCTCGGCGAGTTCCTGACCCGGGGCCGCTTCTCCGCGTACTTCGTCGCCCACTTCATGACGCCCCTCGTCGCCGCCGTCTGGTCCTGCGACGCCGCCACGGCCCGGCGCGCTCCGGCGCGTTACCTGTTCCGGTTCCTGGCGCACCACGGTCTGCTGTCGGTCACCGGCTCGCCGGTCTGGCGCACGGTGACCGGCGGCTCACGCAGCTACGTCGACCGCGTCGTGAAGCAGCTGGGCGCCGTCCACACCGCCACGCCCGTACGGTCCGTGCGCCGGCACCCCGACGGCGTCGAACTCACGACCGAGGACGGCCTGACGACGGCGTACGACTCCGTCGTCATCGCCACCCACCCCGACCAGGCCCTGCGCCTCCTCGCCGACCCCACTCCCGAGGAGAGCCGCGTCCTCGGCGCCTTCCGCTACTCGCGCAACAGCACCGTCCTCCACACCGACACCGGCGTCCTGCCCAAAGCGGCGAGGGCGCGCGCCGCCTGGAACTACCTCATGCCGACCTGCGACGTCGCGGCCGACCGGGTCCGCGTCAGCTACGACATGAACCGTCTGCAGCGCCTCACCGCACCCGAGACCTTCGTCGTCACCCTCGGTGGCGAGGGCCGCGTCGACCCAGGCCGGGTGCTGGCCCGCATGACGTACGAACATCCGGTCCTCACCCCGCAGTCGGTGGCCGCCCAGCAGCGTCTCCCCGCCCTCAGCGGGCCGCGCACCGCCTATGCGGGGGCCTATCACGGCTGGGGCTTCCACGAGGACGGCTGCCGCTCCGGCGCGGCGGCGGCCGCGGCGCTGGGGGTGGTCTGGTGA
- a CDS encoding DUF1365 domain-containing protein encodes MRSAPRRHVVRHRTYLWLIDVDRPPRLPAPLRPLARFEARDHFGGTGPTIRAGLEKFLAAHGVAPPTGSVVMLAQARVLGHVFNPLSLFWCHDRDGELRCVVAEVHNTYGERHCYLLSPDEALREGFHEEFRVDKEFYVSPFFPVDGQYRMRLPLPGERLDLAVHLERADGRPFTATVRGRRLEATSGALVRAALRHPWPTLAVSTAIRAQGIRLYLKGLPLQPRPRHRVQKGMD; translated from the coding sequence GTGCGCTCCGCACCCAGGCGCCACGTGGTGCGGCACCGCACCTACCTGTGGCTGATCGATGTGGACCGCCCTCCCCGTCTCCCCGCCCCGCTGCGTCCCCTGGCCCGCTTCGAGGCGCGGGACCACTTCGGCGGAACGGGGCCCACGATCCGGGCGGGCCTGGAGAAATTCCTGGCCGCGCACGGTGTCGCGCCCCCGACCGGGTCCGTCGTCATGCTCGCTCAGGCCCGCGTCCTGGGTCACGTCTTCAACCCGCTCAGCCTCTTCTGGTGCCACGACCGGGACGGCGAACTGCGCTGTGTGGTGGCCGAGGTCCACAACACGTACGGCGAACGGCACTGCTACCTGCTGAGCCCGGACGAGGCGCTCCGCGAAGGGTTCCACGAGGAATTCCGCGTGGACAAAGAGTTCTACGTCTCGCCGTTCTTCCCCGTCGACGGGCAGTACCGGATGCGTCTTCCCCTGCCCGGGGAGCGGCTCGATCTCGCCGTGCATCTGGAGCGGGCGGACGGGCGGCCGTTCACGGCGACCGTCCGGGGCCGCCGGCTCGAAGCCACCTCGGGAGCGCTGGTCCGCGCCGCGCTGCGGCACCCGTGGCCCACGCTCGCCGTCTCGACCGCCATCCGAGCGCAAGGCATCCGCCTGTATCTGAAGGGGCTGCCCTTGCAGCCCCGCCCCCGACACCGCGTACAGAAAGGCATGGATTGA
- a CDS encoding cyclopropane-fatty-acyl-phospholipid synthase family protein, which produces MNFPVTHRGNAERRADSTAVDAAVDATRWPDVASPPPSSRARTAVSQAVVRGALDRLPMHVRLADSSRLGRGGPLLRIHDPEAFYRRIGVNGLVGFGESYMAGEWDAPDLVAALSVLAGHAAELIPRPLQRLRGVWAPRQPAAQRNTPVGARDNISRHYDLSNDLFALFLDASLSYSSAVFRGFPATWRHLEAAQHAKIDRLLDLAEVTSGTRLLEIGTGWGELAIRAARRGARVTTLTLSAEQRDLARERIRAAGAADRVSVELCDYREAQGTYDAVVSVEMVEAVGVEFWPVYFRTLDERLAPGGRAALQAITMPHDRMLASRGTFTWIHKYIFPGGQLPSVEAIEETVRDRTGLRTARRDGFGAHYAETLRLWRERFTERADEVAELGFDDMFRRMWTFYLAYSEAGFRAGYLDVQQYLFTKDGHRGGSATVPRPGGGGR; this is translated from the coding sequence ATGAACTTCCCGGTGACCCACCGCGGCAACGCCGAGCGGCGGGCCGACAGCACGGCCGTGGACGCGGCCGTGGACGCGACCCGATGGCCGGACGTCGCGTCGCCGCCCCCGTCCTCGCGCGCGAGAACCGCCGTCTCCCAGGCCGTCGTGCGCGGCGCGCTTGACCGCCTCCCGATGCATGTGCGACTCGCGGACAGCAGTCGACTCGGCCGGGGCGGGCCCCTTTTGAGGATCCATGACCCGGAGGCCTTCTACCGCCGCATCGGAGTGAACGGCCTCGTCGGCTTCGGTGAGTCCTACATGGCCGGGGAGTGGGACGCCCCCGACCTCGTGGCCGCCCTGAGCGTGCTCGCCGGCCACGCCGCCGAACTGATCCCCCGCCCCCTTCAGCGGCTGCGCGGAGTCTGGGCACCACGGCAGCCGGCCGCCCAGCGCAACACCCCGGTCGGTGCCCGCGACAACATCAGCCGCCACTACGACCTGTCGAACGACCTGTTCGCCCTGTTCCTCGACGCATCGCTCAGCTACTCCTCCGCCGTCTTCCGCGGATTCCCCGCGACCTGGCGGCACCTCGAAGCGGCACAGCACGCCAAGATCGACCGCCTGCTCGACCTCGCCGAAGTCACCTCCGGCACCCGCCTGCTGGAGATCGGCACCGGCTGGGGCGAGCTGGCGATCAGGGCCGCCAGGCGTGGCGCCCGCGTCACCACGCTCACTCTCTCCGCCGAACAGCGTGACCTGGCGCGTGAGCGCATCCGCGCCGCGGGGGCGGCCGACCGGGTCTCCGTGGAGCTGTGCGACTACCGGGAGGCCCAGGGAACGTACGACGCCGTGGTGAGTGTCGAGATGGTCGAGGCGGTGGGCGTGGAGTTCTGGCCCGTCTACTTCAGGACGCTCGACGAACGGCTCGCGCCGGGCGGCCGCGCCGCCCTCCAGGCCATCACCATGCCGCACGACCGGATGCTCGCGAGCCGTGGCACGTTCACCTGGATCCACAAGTACATCTTCCCCGGCGGTCAGCTGCCCTCCGTGGAAGCGATCGAGGAGACGGTCCGCGACCGCACCGGCCTGCGCACCGCCCGCCGCGACGGCTTCGGCGCCCACTACGCCGAGACGTTGCGGCTGTGGCGCGAACGGTTCACCGAGCGCGCCGACGAGGTCGCAGAGCTCGGCTTCGACGACATGTTCCGCCGCATGTGGACCTTCTACCTCGCGTACTCCGAGGCGGGGTTCCGTGCGGGCTACCTGGACGTCCAGCAGTACCTGTTCACGAAGGACGGCCACCGCGGGGGTTCGGCGACCGTTCCCCGGCCGGGTGGTGGTGGACGGTGA
- a CDS encoding DUF1295 domain-containing protein, giving the protein MNGFEWAAFAGNLAPAAGAALFVMAVTFAVALRTGLHRIVDVAWGVGFTAVALVSYVMSAGDGDPGRRLLVSVLTGVWGLRLALHIARRGRGHGEDPRYEALLARARGNRDLYALRVVYLLQGALVWLVSLPVQAAQYGTRPLSAFAVAGAALWAVGLFFEAVGDHQLARFKSDPAHRGRVMDRGLWRLTRHPNYFGDFCVWWGVFLVACDAGAAAAAVAVVSPLTMSFLLLRGSGKPLLERHMAERPGYAAYAARTSGFFPRPPKRGP; this is encoded by the coding sequence GTGAACGGGTTCGAGTGGGCCGCCTTCGCCGGGAACCTCGCACCGGCCGCGGGCGCGGCGCTCTTCGTCATGGCGGTCACCTTCGCCGTCGCCCTGCGCACGGGTCTGCACCGGATCGTTGACGTGGCCTGGGGCGTCGGCTTCACGGCCGTCGCTCTCGTGTCCTACGTGATGTCGGCCGGCGACGGCGACCCGGGACGGCGCCTGCTGGTCAGCGTGCTCACGGGGGTGTGGGGCCTGCGGCTCGCGCTGCACATCGCACGGCGAGGCCGCGGCCACGGCGAGGACCCGCGTTACGAGGCACTGCTCGCCAGAGCCCGCGGCAACCGCGACCTGTACGCCCTGCGCGTCGTCTATCTGCTCCAAGGCGCCCTGGTCTGGCTGGTGTCGCTGCCGGTCCAGGCAGCGCAGTACGGCACACGGCCCCTGTCCGCCTTCGCGGTGGCCGGAGCCGCGCTCTGGGCGGTGGGACTCTTCTTCGAGGCGGTCGGTGACCATCAGCTCGCCCGCTTCAAGTCCGACCCGGCCCACCGGGGACGCGTCATGGACCGCGGTCTGTGGAGGCTCACACGGCACCCGAACTACTTCGGTGACTTCTGCGTGTGGTGGGGCGTCTTCCTCGTCGCCTGCGACGCGGGGGCTGCCGCGGCCGCCGTCGCCGTGGTCTCCCCGCTCACGATGAGCTTCCTGCTGCTCAGGGGCAGCGGAAAGCCGCTCCTGGAACGGCACATGGCCGAGCGCCCCGGATACGCCGCGTACGCCGCCCGCACGAGTGGATTCTTCCCTCGCCCGCCGAAACGGGGACCCTGA
- a CDS encoding cryptochrome/photolyase family protein translates to MSVSIVLFTSDLRVHDHPPLRAALRTSSEVVPLFVRDTGIASAGYVAPNREAFLADCLGDLDAALRACGGRLVVRSGDVADAVAGVAAETGADAVHMAGGVSAYAQRREERLRNALEAQGRRLIVHDAVVTAVAPGAVTPASSDHFAVFTPYFRRWSEQRLRDVLAAPRSIRVPDGVATEGTPSRARVSGTSPGLATGGERTGRKQLTAWLRRGVADYGDRHDDLPGDATSRLSPHLHFGTLSPVEIIHRARGAGGPGADAFVRQLAWRDFHHQVLAARPAAAAHDYRTRHDRWRSGRAAARDIEAWREGRTGCPVIDAAMRQLSHEGWMHNRGRLLTASFLTKTLYVDWRVGARHFLDLLVDGDIANNQLNWQWMAGTGTDSRPNRVLNPVTQAKRYDPDGAYVRRWVPELAGLAGSAVHEPWKQPRTEREKYAYPDPIVELAEGLERFRRARGRD, encoded by the coding sequence GTGAGCGTCTCGATCGTGCTGTTCACGTCCGACCTCCGCGTGCACGACCACCCGCCTCTACGGGCGGCGCTCCGCACGTCGAGTGAGGTGGTGCCGCTGTTCGTACGGGACACGGGGATCGCGTCCGCCGGGTATGTGGCGCCCAACCGGGAAGCGTTCCTCGCGGACTGCCTGGGTGACCTCGACGCGGCGCTGCGCGCGTGCGGCGGGCGCCTCGTGGTGCGGTCGGGGGACGTGGCCGATGCCGTGGCCGGCGTCGCGGCCGAGACCGGCGCGGACGCGGTACACATGGCGGGCGGCGTCAGCGCGTACGCGCAGCGGCGTGAGGAGCGGCTGAGGAACGCCCTGGAGGCGCAGGGGCGGAGGCTGATCGTCCACGACGCGGTCGTGACCGCGGTGGCGCCGGGCGCCGTCACTCCGGCGTCGTCGGACCACTTCGCCGTGTTCACCCCGTACTTCCGGCGCTGGTCGGAGCAGCGTCTGCGCGACGTCCTCGCGGCGCCGCGATCGATCCGGGTCCCGGACGGCGTGGCCACGGAGGGGACGCCGTCACGCGCGCGGGTCTCCGGGACCTCGCCGGGCCTCGCGACGGGCGGGGAGAGGACGGGCCGCAAACAGCTGACCGCATGGCTACGGCGTGGCGTCGCAGATTACGGGGACAGGCACGACGACCTGCCCGGCGACGCGACGTCACGCCTGTCGCCCCACCTGCACTTCGGCACGCTCTCCCCGGTCGAAATCATCCATCGCGCGCGTGGAGCCGGTGGTCCCGGCGCCGACGCGTTCGTACGCCAGCTCGCCTGGCGCGACTTCCACCACCAGGTCCTCGCCGCGCGCCCGGCCGCCGCGGCGCACGACTACCGCACCCGCCACGACCGTTGGCGCTCCGGACGAGCGGCGGCCCGGGACATCGAGGCGTGGCGCGAGGGGCGCACGGGCTGTCCGGTGATCGACGCGGCCATGCGGCAACTGAGCCACGAGGGCTGGATGCACAACCGTGGCCGCCTCCTGACCGCGAGCTTCCTCACGAAGACGCTGTACGTGGACTGGCGCGTCGGCGCCCGTCACTTCCTGGACCTCCTCGTCGACGGCGACATCGCGAACAACCAGCTCAATTGGCAGTGGATGGCGGGGACCGGCACCGACTCGCGCCCCAACCGTGTCCTCAACCCCGTGACGCAGGCGAAGCGTTACGACCCGGACGGCGCGTACGTGCGCCGCTGGGTCCCGGAACTCGCGGGTCTCGCCGGGTCCGCCGTGCACGAGCCGTGGAAGCAGCCCCGAACCGAGCGCGAGAAGTACGCGTACCCGGACCCGATCGTCGAACTCGCCGAAGGGCTCGAACGGTTCAGGCGGGCACGCGGACGGGACTGA
- a CDS encoding PP2C family protein-serine/threonine phosphatase — protein MGGLWQRWQPSHALVMIPLALILVITVIDILVPADVHLGPLLVVAPALTASFAGPRLTAFVGALAIGAQVFIGVHFGVLNTRNVMVQVFSLTLLSALIVFICGVRERRRRELARVRSVAEAAQKALLRPLPHRIGPLRIASLYLAAEHEAEIGGDLYTATGTGDGVRMIIGDVRGHGLSAVGESALLLGAFRVVADQHDTLPELAGALDRSVSRYLADFVEVADEVGEHFITALLLEIPRDGHMTRMTCCGHPPPLLLHEHHVRTLTSPQPAPPLGVAGLQVTQFPVDEFAFVAGDTLILYTDGVTEARDEGGTFYPLAQRVGQWTTSSPEALLDHIRRDLLAHCRGHLGDDAAIIAIQRRPAPRPSGTDG, from the coding sequence ATGGGAGGTCTGTGGCAGCGGTGGCAGCCGAGTCACGCGCTGGTGATGATTCCGCTCGCGCTCATCCTGGTGATCACGGTCATCGACATCCTGGTGCCGGCCGACGTGCATCTGGGGCCGCTGCTGGTCGTGGCGCCCGCGCTCACCGCGTCCTTCGCAGGACCGCGCCTGACGGCATTCGTCGGGGCCCTGGCGATCGGGGCCCAGGTGTTCATCGGCGTCCATTTCGGCGTTCTCAATACACGCAATGTGATGGTGCAGGTCTTCTCCCTCACCCTGCTCTCCGCTCTGATCGTGTTCATCTGCGGCGTGCGCGAGCGCCGGAGGCGGGAACTGGCCAGAGTGCGGTCCGTGGCCGAGGCCGCGCAGAAGGCCCTGCTGCGGCCGCTCCCCCACCGCATCGGCCCGTTGCGGATCGCCTCGCTGTACCTGGCGGCGGAGCACGAGGCCGAGATCGGCGGCGACCTCTACACGGCGACCGGCACCGGCGACGGCGTACGGATGATCATCGGTGACGTACGGGGACACGGGCTGTCGGCCGTCGGCGAGTCGGCGCTGCTGCTCGGTGCGTTCCGCGTGGTCGCCGACCAGCACGACACGCTGCCCGAGCTCGCCGGCGCCCTGGACCGGAGCGTGTCCCGCTACCTCGCCGATTTCGTCGAGGTGGCGGACGAGGTCGGCGAGCACTTCATCACCGCCCTGCTGCTGGAAATCCCCCGTGACGGGCACATGACCCGCATGACCTGCTGCGGACATCCCCCGCCATTACTGCTGCACGAGCATCACGTCCGCACCCTCACCAGTCCCCAGCCGGCCCCGCCTCTCGGCGTGGCCGGGCTTCAGGTCACACAGTTTCCCGTCGACGAGTTCGCCTTCGTCGCCGGTGACACCCTGATCCTCTACACGGACGGGGTCACCGAGGCCCGCGATGAGGGCGGGACCTTCTATCCGTTGGCGCAGCGGGTCGGGCAGTGGACCACGAGCAGCCCGGAAGCACTCCTGGATCACATCCGCCGGGACCTCCTCGCCCACTGCCGAGGACACCTCGGCGACGACGCCGCCATCATCGCCATCCAGCGCCGTCCGGCCCCTCGGCCCAGTGGCACCGACGGGTAG